A DNA window from Scylla paramamosain isolate STU-SP2022 chromosome 10, ASM3559412v1, whole genome shotgun sequence contains the following coding sequences:
- the LOC135104205 gene encoding uncharacterized protein LOC135104205 translates to MMRTASIVVMVTAMAAALPSEDRYIDKPTTANQLLDNIAEKAAENIGNLGWNVSKNVQNGETNLPMHNDTNSVTNEVVDVINAFITGLDSLRRSKKASLNADQTELTGTLVVEDATVTGSYSASFPGVGVAPSQDIQGSVSETVQKLFADIVIRVADVNGVLVPQNIQSYQVRSGHDEVNVSGLGENNAMEPLHTAGFRKALRQILEDTMKKNVKVQINKAIQSIKTEASSK, encoded by the exons ATGATGAGGACAGCCAGTATCGTGGTTATGGTGACAGCCATGGCGGCTGCACTACCGTCAGAAGATCGCTATATCGACAAGCCTACTACGGCTAACCAACTGCTTGATAACATTGCGGAAAAAGCAGCCGAAAACATTGG AAATCTCGGGTGGAATGTATCCAAAAATGTACAGAACGGCGAAACAAATCTGCCAATGCATAACGATACCAACAGCGTCACCAATGAGGTTGTTGACGTGATAAATGCCTTTATTACTGGCCTCGACTCCCTCAGACGATCCAAGAAAGCTTCTCTCAACGCAGATCAG ACTGAACTGACGGGTACATTGGTGGTAGAGGATGCTACAGTCACAGGCTCCTACAGTGCCTCTTTCCCGGGCGTGGGTGTGGCTCCTTCCCAGGACATACAAGGAAGC GTGTCCGAGACTGTGCAAAAACTGTTCGCTGACATTGTAATCAGAGTTGCCGATGTTAATGGAGTTCTGGTGCCACAAAATATCCAGAGCTACCAAGTGCGTTCTGGTCATGATGAGGTCAATGTTAGTGGTCTGGGGGAGAATAATGCCATGGAGCCGCTTCATACTGCTGGTTTCAGGAAGGCTTTGCGCCAGATTCTTGAGGATActatgaagaaaaatgtgaaagtgCAGATTAATAAGGCAATTCAAAGTATTAAAACAGAAGCTTCTTCTAAGTAA